The DNA region TCGTGGCCCCGCCGGCCATGGCGCAGGTGTGGACCATGCTGGGCCTGGGCGGCGTCCGCGCCGACGACGACCCGATGACCCGCACCAACGAGCTGTTCGACGCGGCCGGGTTCACCTCGGTGGTCGCCACCAACTGCGAGCAGGTCTACCACCGCTACCTGCAGCTCGGCGAGCAGGTGACGGTGCGGTCCAGCATCGGTGACATCGTGGGCCCCAAGCAGACCGGTCTCGGCGACGGCTGGTTCACCACCTACCTCACCAACTGGTACGTGGGCGACGAGCTGGTTACCGAGATGAAGTTCCGGATGCTGAAGTTCGCGCCCGGCACCGGAAAGACCCAGGCTCCCAAGGAGTCCGGAGCTGTCTCGGCCGAGGATCTCGCCAAGCGAGTGCGGCCGACCGTCTCCAAGGACACCGAATTCTTCTGGGACGGCGTCAAAGCCGGTGAGCTGCGCATCCAGCAGCGCCCCGACGGTTCGCTGCAGCACCCGCCGGTGCCGGCGCTGTGGAAGGACCACGCGGAGCAGACCGACTACGTCGTGGCGTCGGGTCGCGGCACCGTCTTCAGCTTCGTGGTGCACCACGCGCCGCGCGTGCCCGGACGGCAGCTGCCGTACGTGGTCGCCCTGGTCGAGCTCGAGGAGGGCGTCCGCATGCTCGGTGAGCTGACCGGCGTCGACCCGTCCGAGG from Nocardia tengchongensis includes:
- a CDS encoding bifunctional MaoC family dehydratase N-terminal/OB-fold nucleic acid binding domain-containing protein, with translation MTKSFTADEIRDGLEKIKAAGESAPRAGRDPINQPMINNWVEALGDANPIYVDEAAAQAAGHPGIVAPPAMAQVWTMLGLGGVRADDDPMTRTNELFDAAGFTSVVATNCEQVYHRYLQLGEQVTVRSSIGDIVGPKQTGLGDGWFTTYLTNWYVGDELVTEMKFRMLKFAPGTGKTQAPKESGAVSAEDLAKRVRPTVSKDTEFFWDGVKAGELRIQQRPDGSLQHPPVPALWKDHAEQTDYVVASGRGTVFSFVVHHAPRVPGRQLPYVVALVELEEGVRMLGELTGVDPSEVEIGMAVEAGFLPLDDDSTVPYWKAVK